One Streptomyces hundungensis DNA segment encodes these proteins:
- a CDS encoding helix-turn-helix domain-containing protein, translated as MTKAYGEWLREQRERAGLTQQQLAEMAIMSRTHIAHIEAGRRWPSEDDAKRLDRALNTGNVLVSFLPDKNARPVADHFEAAKQFEQQASMIREFALSCVPGILQTKAYARAVLSVRFPPLSAEERDQAVATRLKRSGILTDPVSPVVWALLDETVLHRPVGGPAVMAEQLVHLADLTDAGRIRVHVLPFGMGAHPLLLSMVTLMWFEDQPPIAYVEGLHTGTVHDSPALVERFQGTYDLALSDALPLKESLALLRATAKDYERDDN; from the coding sequence ATGACCAAGGCGTACGGTGAGTGGCTGAGGGAACAGCGGGAACGAGCCGGCCTCACCCAGCAGCAACTGGCCGAGATGGCCATCATGAGCCGCACGCACATCGCCCACATCGAGGCGGGCCGCCGCTGGCCCTCCGAGGACGACGCGAAGCGGTTGGACCGGGCGCTGAACACGGGGAATGTTCTGGTGAGTTTTCTGCCGGACAAGAACGCGCGCCCGGTCGCCGATCACTTCGAGGCCGCCAAGCAGTTCGAGCAACAGGCTTCCATGATCAGGGAGTTCGCACTGTCCTGCGTGCCGGGCATCCTCCAGACGAAGGCGTACGCCCGGGCCGTTCTGAGCGTCAGGTTCCCTCCGCTGAGCGCGGAAGAGCGGGACCAGGCGGTCGCCACCCGCCTGAAGCGCTCCGGCATCCTCACCGATCCGGTGTCCCCGGTCGTGTGGGCGCTCCTGGACGAGACCGTGCTGCACCGCCCGGTCGGTGGCCCAGCCGTCATGGCGGAACAACTCGTCCATCTGGCAGATCTGACGGACGCCGGCCGAATCCGCGTACACGTATTGCCGTTCGGCATGGGCGCGCACCCGCTACTCCTCAGCATGGTGACGCTGATGTGGTTCGAGGACCAGCCCCCTATCGCTTACGTGGAGGGGCTGCACACTGGAACTGTGCACGACTCCCCGGCGCTGGTCGAGCGTTTCCAGGGCACATACGATCTCGCGCTGAGCGATGCGTTGCCACTGAAGGAGTCACTCGCCCTTTTGAGGGCCACAGCGAAGGACTACGAACGCGATGACAACTGA
- a CDS encoding DUF397 domain-containing protein encodes MTTDRIIPRASALTGWRKSSYSGPDEGSCVEIADTDWRKSSYSGPDEGDCVEIADGHTTVPVRDSKNPDGPALLLGAESFTAFIDALKDSAL; translated from the coding sequence ATGACAACTGACCGCATCATCCCCAGGGCTTCCGCGCTGACCGGTTGGCGCAAGTCCAGCTACAGCGGCCCCGACGAGGGCAGCTGCGTAGAGATCGCGGACACCGACTGGCGCAAGTCCAGTTACAGCGGCCCGGACGAGGGCGACTGCGTCGAGATAGCCGACGGCCACACGACCGTCCCCGTACGGGACTCCAAGAACCCGGATGGCCCGGCGCTGCTCCTCGGCGCCGAGTCGTTCACCGCGTTCATCGACGCGCTCAAGGATTCCGCGCTCTGA
- a CDS encoding aspartate-semialdehyde dehydrogenase, translating into MRVGIVGATGQVGAVMRKILVERAFPVEELRLFASARSAGTVLDGVTVEDASTADYTGLDIVLFSAGGATSRALAEKVASHGAVVIDNSSAWRGDPEVPLVVSEVNPHAIKDRPKGIIANPNCTTMAAMPVLRPLHDEAGLTALVATTYQAVSGSGLAGVAELHTQACKVAEAADQLTFDGDAVEFPEPGVYKRPIAFNVLPLAGNLVDDGSFETDEEQKLRNESRKILEIPELKVSGTCVRVPVFSGHSLQVNARFERPISVERAYELLGAAPGVELSEIPTPLQAAGKDASFVGRIRVDETVENGLALFLSNDNLRKGAALNAVQIAELVAAELKA; encoded by the coding sequence GTGAGGGTCGGAATCGTCGGAGCCACCGGACAGGTCGGCGCAGTCATGCGGAAGATCCTCGTCGAGCGCGCCTTCCCGGTCGAGGAGCTGCGCCTGTTCGCCTCCGCGCGCTCCGCCGGCACCGTCCTGGACGGCGTCACGGTGGAGGACGCGTCCACGGCCGACTACACGGGCCTGGACATCGTGCTGTTCTCCGCGGGCGGCGCCACCTCGCGTGCGCTGGCCGAGAAGGTCGCCTCGCACGGCGCCGTCGTGATCGACAACTCCTCCGCCTGGCGCGGCGACCCCGAGGTGCCCCTCGTGGTCTCCGAGGTCAACCCGCACGCGATCAAGGATCGCCCCAAGGGGATCATCGCCAACCCGAACTGCACCACGATGGCCGCGATGCCGGTCCTTCGCCCGCTGCACGACGAGGCCGGCCTCACCGCGCTGGTCGCCACCACCTACCAGGCCGTCTCCGGCTCGGGCCTTGCGGGCGTCGCCGAGCTGCACACCCAGGCCTGCAAGGTCGCCGAGGCGGCCGACCAGCTCACCTTCGACGGCGACGCGGTGGAGTTCCCCGAGCCCGGCGTCTACAAGCGTCCCATCGCCTTCAACGTGCTGCCGCTCGCGGGCAACCTGGTGGACGACGGCTCCTTCGAGACCGACGAGGAGCAGAAGCTCCGCAACGAGTCCCGCAAGATCCTGGAGATCCCGGAGCTGAAGGTCTCCGGCACCTGCGTCCGCGTGCCGGTCTTCTCCGGCCACTCGCTCCAGGTCAACGCCCGTTTCGAGCGTCCGATCAGCGTGGAGCGCGCGTACGAGCTGCTGGGCGCGGCTCCCGGCGTCGAGCTGTCCGAGATCCCGACGCCGCTTCAGGCGGCGGGCAAGGACGCGTCGTTCGTGGGGCGGATCCGGGTCGACGAGACCGTGGAGAACGGTCTCGCGCTGTTCCTCTCCAACGACAACCTCCGCAAGGGCGCTGCGCTGAACGCCGTCCAGATCGCAGAGCTGGTCGCCGCCGAGCTCAAGGCCTAG
- the alc gene encoding allantoicase yields the protein MTPATENTETAQTAQTAETAETASTVDPHANDAAPYSGGDPYADYRAGDFAFTDLVDLADRRLGAGVIAANDEFFAERENLLVREPAVFDPEHFGHKGKIMDGWETRRRRGADADHVFPAPEDHDWALVRLGAPGVIKGIVVDTAHFRGNYPQRISVQATAVEGSPSPERLLADDVKWDEIIPPAPVRGHAENGFEITTGRRYTHIRLCQHPDGGVARLRVHGEVVPDPEWLDTLGTIDLVAVVNGGAYEDASDKFYSSPTQIILPGTSRKMDDGWENRRRRVRDTNDWVRFRLVAQGAIKAVEIDTAYLKGNSAGWIALSGRDGETGEWFEIIPRTRLQPDTLHRFRLPTQAVATHVRLDAFPDGGVARMRLHGALTDAGAAELRRRHAELTG from the coding sequence ATGACCCCTGCCACCGAGAACACCGAGACCGCGCAGACCGCGCAGACCGCCGAGACCGCCGAGACCGCCTCCACCGTCGACCCGCACGCCAACGACGCCGCGCCCTACAGCGGTGGCGACCCGTACGCCGACTACCGCGCCGGCGACTTCGCGTTCACCGACCTCGTCGACCTCGCGGACCGCAGGCTCGGCGCCGGAGTCATCGCCGCCAACGACGAGTTCTTCGCCGAGCGCGAGAACCTCCTCGTCCGTGAGCCCGCCGTGTTCGACCCGGAGCACTTCGGGCACAAGGGCAAGATCATGGACGGCTGGGAGACCCGCCGCCGTCGCGGGGCGGACGCCGACCACGTCTTCCCCGCCCCGGAGGACCACGACTGGGCCCTCGTACGGCTCGGCGCGCCCGGCGTGATCAAGGGCATCGTCGTCGACACGGCGCACTTCCGCGGCAACTACCCGCAGCGGATCTCGGTCCAGGCCACCGCGGTCGAGGGCTCGCCCAGCCCCGAGCGGCTGCTGGCGGACGACGTGAAGTGGGACGAGATCATCCCGCCGGCACCGGTACGCGGCCACGCCGAGAACGGCTTCGAGATCACCACCGGCCGCCGCTACACCCACATCCGCCTCTGCCAGCACCCCGACGGCGGGGTGGCCCGCCTGCGCGTGCACGGCGAGGTCGTACCGGACCCGGAGTGGCTCGACACCCTGGGCACGATCGACCTCGTGGCGGTCGTCAACGGCGGTGCGTACGAGGACGCTTCGGACAAGTTCTACTCATCCCCGACGCAGATCATCCTGCCCGGCACGTCCCGCAAGATGGACGACGGCTGGGAGAACCGCCGTCGCCGCGTCCGCGACACCAACGACTGGGTGCGCTTCCGGCTGGTCGCGCAGGGGGCGATCAAGGCGGTGGAGATCGACACGGCGTACCTCAAGGGAAACTCGGCGGGGTGGATCGCGCTGAGCGGGCGCGACGGCGAGACGGGGGAGTGGTTCGAGATCATCCCGCGCACGCGGCTCCAGCCCGACACCCTGCACCGGTTCCGCCTCCCCACCCAGGCGGTGGCGACCCACGTCCGCCTCGACGCGTTCCCCGACGGCGGGGTGGCCCGGATGCGGCTGCACGGCGCACTGACGGACGCGGGCGCGGCCGAACTGCGGCGCCGCCACGCGGAGTTGACCGGCTGA
- the pepN gene encoding aminopeptidase N, with protein MPGTNLTREEAQRRAALLTVDSYEIELDLSGAQEGGTYRSATTVRFDSTEAGAETFIDLVAPTVHEVVLNGASLDPAAVFDDSRIALAGLEAGRNELRVVADCAYTNTGEGLHRFVDPVDQQAYLYTQFEVPDARRVFASFEQPDLKATFQFTVKAPSGWTVISNSPTPEPKDDVWVFEPTPRISSYITALIVGPYHSVHSSYEGPGGQSVPLGIYCRPSLAEFLDADEIFAVTRQGFDWFQEKFDCAYPFAKYDQLFVPEFNAGAMENAGAVTIRDQYVFRSKVTDAAYEVRAETILHELAHMWFGDLVTMEWWNDLWLNESFATYTSIACQAYAPGSKWPHAWTTFANSMKTWAYRQDQLPSTHPIMADIRDLDDVLVNFDGITYAKGASVLKQLVAYVGMDEFFQGVQAYFKAHAFGNTRLSDLLGALEETSGRDLKTWSKAWLETAGINVLRPEIAVDDSGVVTSFAVRQEAPALPAGAQGAPTLRPHRIAIGLYDLDEAGKLVRTDRIELDIDGELTAVDALVGKARPAVVLLNDDDLSYAKVRLDEESLRVVTEHLGDFTESLPRALCWASAWDMTRDGELATRDYLALVLSGITKESDIGVVQSLHRQVKLALDLYAAPEWRDAGLTQWTDATLAHLRTAEPGSDHQLAWARAFAATARTPQQLDLLQALLTGAEVIDGLAVDTELRWAFVGRLAATGVFDESEIAAELERDKTAAGERHAATARAARPTAEAKAEAWASVVESDSLPNAVQEAVIGGFVQTDQRELLAPYSEKFFAAVKGVWESRSHEIAQQIAVGLYPALLVSQETLDATDAWLSSAEPNAALRRLISESRAGVERALRARAADAAASA; from the coding sequence GTGCCTGGCACGAATCTGACCCGTGAAGAGGCGCAGCGGCGGGCAGCCCTGCTCACCGTTGACTCGTACGAGATCGAGCTCGATCTGAGCGGCGCACAAGAGGGCGGAACCTACCGTTCCGCGACCACCGTGCGCTTCGATTCGACCGAGGCCGGGGCGGAAACCTTCATCGACCTGGTCGCGCCGACCGTGCACGAGGTTGTCCTGAACGGCGCCTCCCTCGACCCGGCCGCCGTGTTCGACGACAGCCGGATCGCGCTGGCCGGTCTGGAGGCGGGCCGCAACGAACTGCGGGTCGTCGCGGACTGCGCCTACACCAACACCGGCGAGGGCCTGCACCGCTTCGTGGACCCGGTGGACCAACAGGCCTATCTGTACACGCAGTTCGAGGTGCCGGACGCCCGCCGCGTCTTCGCCTCGTTCGAGCAGCCGGACCTCAAGGCGACCTTCCAGTTCACCGTGAAGGCGCCGAGCGGCTGGACGGTGATCTCCAACTCCCCGACCCCGGAGCCCAAGGACGACGTCTGGGTCTTCGAGCCGACGCCGCGCATCTCCTCGTACATCACCGCGCTGATCGTGGGCCCGTACCACTCGGTGCACTCCTCGTACGAGGGCCCGGGCGGGCAGTCGGTGCCGCTGGGCATCTACTGCCGTCCCTCGCTGGCCGAGTTCCTCGACGCCGACGAGATCTTCGCGGTGACCCGGCAGGGCTTCGACTGGTTCCAGGAGAAGTTCGACTGCGCCTACCCGTTCGCCAAGTACGACCAGCTCTTCGTGCCGGAGTTCAACGCGGGCGCGATGGAGAACGCGGGCGCGGTCACCATCCGCGACCAGTACGTCTTCCGCTCGAAGGTGACGGACGCCGCCTACGAGGTGCGCGCCGAGACCATCCTGCACGAGCTCGCCCACATGTGGTTCGGCGACCTGGTGACCATGGAGTGGTGGAACGACCTGTGGCTGAACGAGTCGTTCGCCACCTACACCTCGATCGCCTGCCAGGCGTACGCGCCGGGCTCGAAGTGGCCGCACGCGTGGACGACGTTCGCCAACTCGATGAAGACCTGGGCCTACCGCCAGGACCAGCTTCCCTCCACGCACCCGATCATGGCGGACATCCGTGACCTGGACGACGTCCTGGTCAACTTCGACGGGATCACCTACGCCAAGGGTGCCTCGGTCCTCAAGCAGCTCGTCGCCTACGTCGGCATGGACGAGTTCTTCCAGGGCGTGCAGGCGTACTTCAAGGCGCACGCCTTCGGCAACACCCGCCTGTCCGACCTGCTCGGCGCGCTGGAGGAGACCTCGGGCCGCGACCTGAAGACCTGGTCGAAGGCGTGGCTGGAGACGGCCGGCATCAACGTGCTGCGTCCCGAGATCGCGGTCGACGACTCGGGCGTCGTCACCTCCTTCGCCGTACGCCAGGAGGCCCCCGCGCTTCCCGCCGGCGCGCAGGGCGCGCCCACGCTGCGCCCGCACCGCATCGCGATCGGCCTGTACGACCTCGACGAGGCCGGCAAGCTGGTGCGCACCGACCGCATCGAGCTGGACATCGACGGTGAACTGACCGCCGTGGACGCCTTGGTGGGCAAGGCCCGCCCGGCCGTCGTGCTGCTCAACGACGACGACCTCTCCTACGCCAAGGTCCGCCTCGACGAGGAGTCCCTGCGGGTCGTCACCGAGCACCTGGGCGACTTCACCGAGTCCCTGCCGCGCGCCCTGTGCTGGGCCTCCGCCTGGGACATGACCCGCGACGGCGAGCTGGCGACGCGCGACTACCTGGCGCTCGTCCTGTCCGGCATCACCAAGGAGTCCGACATCGGTGTGGTGCAGTCCCTGCACCGCCAGGTGAAGCTGGCCCTCGACCTGTACGCGGCGCCCGAGTGGCGCGACGCGGGTCTGACCCAGTGGACGGACGCGACGCTGGCGCACCTGCGCACCGCCGAGCCGGGCAGCGACCACCAGCTGGCCTGGGCCCGCGCGTTCGCCGCGACCGCCCGCACCCCCCAGCAACTCGACCTGCTCCAGGCCCTGTTGACGGGCGCGGAGGTCATCGACGGTCTCGCCGTCGACACCGAGCTGCGCTGGGCGTTCGTGGGCCGCCTCGCGGCGACCGGCGTCTTCGACGAGTCGGAGATCGCGGCAGAGCTGGAGCGCGACAAGACCGCGGCGGGCGAGCGCCACGCGGCGACCGCGCGCGCCGCGCGGCCGACGGCGGAGGCCAAGGCCGAGGCGTGGGCGTCGGTGGTCGAGTCCGACAGCCTCCCCAACGCGGTGCAGGAAGCGGTGATCGGCGGCTTCGTCCAGACCGACCAGCGCGAACTGCTCGCGCCGTATTCGGAGAAGTTCTTCGCCGCGGTCAAGGGCGTCTGGGAGTCCCGCTCGCACGAGATCGCCCAGCAGATCGCGGTGGGCCTGTACCCGGCGCTCCTGGTCTCCCAGGAAACCCTGGACGCCACGGACGCGTGGCTGTCCTCCGCCGAGCCGAACGCGGCCCTGCGCCGCCTGATCTCGGAATCCCGCGCGGGCGTCGAGCGCGCCCTGCGGGCCCGGGCGGCGGACGCGGCGGCGTCCGCGTAA
- a CDS encoding M28 family metallopeptidase, which translates to MYGQLKRAGYDVAYQDFTFYESKTLRQKLTVQGRQLPVAAYGFSASTPAGGLTAELKAARVDDTPGCSLEDYASGGFAGKIALVKRGSCTFQEKEAVAAKAGAAGIVLYNHSGTEPVHGTVEAPANAHIPAAGITLADGEALAGQLAKGPVQVTLDVATEALAKKTRNVIAETRTGDPDQVVALGSHLDSVPAGPGINDNGSGSAGLLEVALKLADETKQTRKHPKQLPHKVRFAWWSGEELGLLGSEHYVKSLDESQKKQIKLYLNFDMIGSPNAAQLVYDGDDSDHKGAGPGPAGSAQIEGLINTYLDRRHVPHEGYDFDGRSDYGPFIAVGIPAGGTYTGAEEIKTPEQAKKWGGRAGEAFDPNYHAAGDTLDNIDARFFDLNIDVIAHAVGTYAYDLSSIQN; encoded by the coding sequence GTGTACGGGCAGCTCAAGCGCGCCGGGTACGACGTCGCGTACCAGGACTTCACGTTCTACGAGTCGAAGACCCTGCGCCAGAAGCTGACCGTCCAGGGGCGTCAACTCCCCGTCGCCGCCTATGGGTTCAGCGCCTCGACCCCGGCGGGCGGCCTCACCGCCGAGCTGAAGGCGGCCCGCGTCGACGACACCCCGGGCTGCTCCCTCGAGGACTACGCCTCCGGGGGCTTCGCCGGGAAGATCGCGCTGGTGAAGCGGGGGAGCTGCACCTTCCAGGAGAAGGAGGCCGTCGCCGCGAAGGCGGGCGCGGCCGGGATCGTCCTCTACAACCACTCCGGTACCGAGCCGGTGCACGGCACGGTGGAGGCGCCCGCCAACGCCCACATCCCGGCCGCCGGGATCACCCTGGCCGACGGCGAGGCGCTCGCCGGGCAGCTCGCCAAGGGCCCGGTGCAGGTCACCCTGGACGTGGCCACCGAGGCCCTCGCCAAGAAGACCCGCAACGTGATCGCCGAGACCCGCACCGGCGACCCGGACCAGGTGGTCGCGCTCGGCAGCCACCTCGACTCGGTCCCCGCGGGCCCCGGCATCAACGACAACGGCTCCGGCTCGGCGGGGCTGCTCGAAGTCGCGCTCAAGCTCGCCGACGAGACCAAGCAGACCAGGAAGCACCCCAAGCAGTTGCCGCACAAGGTGCGGTTCGCCTGGTGGTCGGGCGAGGAGCTCGGCCTGCTCGGCTCGGAGCACTATGTGAAGAGCCTCGACGAGAGCCAGAAGAAGCAGATCAAGCTGTATCTGAACTTCGACATGATCGGCTCGCCCAACGCCGCCCAGCTCGTCTACGACGGCGACGACTCCGACCACAAGGGCGCGGGCCCGGGCCCGGCGGGCTCGGCACAGATCGAGGGACTGATCAACACCTACCTCGACCGGCGGCACGTCCCGCACGAGGGCTATGACTTCGACGGCCGATCCGACTACGGCCCCTTCATCGCCGTCGGCATCCCGGCCGGCGGCACCTACACCGGCGCCGAGGAGATCAAGACGCCCGAGCAGGCCAAGAAGTGGGGCGGGCGCGCGGGCGAGGCCTTCGACCCCAACTACCACGCCGCGGGCGACACCTTGGACAACATCGACGCGCGGTTCTTCGACCTCAACATCGACGTCATCGCGCACGCCGTGGGCACCTACGCCTACGACCTGAGCTCGATCCAGAACTGA
- a CDS encoding S8 family serine peptidase — protein sequence MTTESPRPIPGARRTARIAAAAGLVAALVTAGAAPAFAATGGDDPTAPPVKTAPAKTAEDKLGKADEQRLAEAQAKGDKSVTVMVATAPGATSDVAEQLHAVAGATVGKQDDKLGYVRATLPTAKAEAALKAAAKLPSVHGIDLKQDIPLDDPTPSGDTTKSAKTLRTSGSYPAPDKNTPAKNPYNPSFETGAVDFVKQHPQADGRGVTIGILDSGVDLGHPALQKTTTGERKIVDWVTATDPVQDNDGTWLRANTAVAGPTFTAGGKTWKAPAGSYDFSTFAEKVTAGGDAKGDLNRDGDTSDSWGVLYDPVAGTVTVDLNNNNDFTDDAPMKPYKNGNQVGYFGTDNPATDVVERVPFTVEIRKNVVYDAAGHTSDYVNIGVIESEHGTHVAGITSANGLFGGAMSGAAPGAKLVSSRACNWDGGCTNIALTEGMIDLVTNRHVDIVNMSIGGLPALNDGNNARAELYKRLIDTYGVQLVISAGNDGPGVNTIGDPGLADHVISVGAAISKETWAANYGSGVSTAYQMMPFSSRGPREDGGFTPTLSAPGAAINSTQTWLPGSPVKESGYDLPAGYSMLQGTSMASPQAAGASALLISAAKQQGVDLPPADLRTALTSTAKHIKGVQAYSEGAGLINVVGAWDAIKQTAKKHAPAHEYTVTAPVSSALGFALKTPNVGTGIYDRESGLKAGQKKTYDVTVVRTTGPDKNVKHKLSLKNDDGTFKVLGDDEVNLPLGKPVTVKVQAQPKSGGVHSAILQVDDAKTVGVDQQIMATVIVATPIAGPGYTFSASSTVQRNSTTSYFVNVPAGAKNLEVRMGALRSGSQTRFISIHPYGVAVDPTGTPNCYPNYDNPANTCRPDLRSYANPQAGVWEIEVEARRTSPYLDNSYKLDVSVLGVTFDPATQTVPEAKTGTPAPVQWKVTNNFAALEGKLKGGSLGSAKVATPTIKTGETQTSTVTVGAGVEHLDVSIGGTSDKGADLDLYVLDQNGKTVAKSTTSSSDESVSVVKPAAGTYTIQVAGYAVPSGSTTYAYKDVYFAPSLGTLKVDESKTVKLASGTSAQVAADVVVAGAAPEGRQFFGTVQLVNERGTAAGTGSVIIGKVTQ from the coding sequence ATGACCACTGAATCCCCGCGCCCCATACCCGGGGCGAGACGCACGGCCCGAATAGCGGCGGCGGCCGGCCTGGTGGCCGCGCTCGTCACGGCGGGCGCCGCACCGGCCTTCGCCGCCACGGGTGGCGACGACCCGACCGCGCCCCCGGTGAAGACCGCTCCGGCCAAGACCGCCGAGGACAAGCTCGGCAAGGCCGACGAGCAGCGTCTCGCCGAGGCGCAGGCCAAGGGCGACAAGAGCGTCACCGTCATGGTGGCGACCGCTCCGGGCGCCACCTCCGACGTCGCCGAACAACTGCACGCGGTCGCGGGGGCGACCGTGGGCAAGCAGGACGACAAGCTCGGCTACGTCCGGGCGACGCTGCCGACGGCGAAGGCCGAGGCGGCCTTGAAGGCGGCGGCGAAGCTGCCCTCGGTGCACGGCATCGACCTCAAGCAGGACATCCCGCTGGACGACCCGACCCCCTCGGGCGACACCACGAAGTCCGCCAAGACGCTGCGCACCTCGGGCAGCTACCCGGCACCGGACAAGAACACCCCCGCGAAGAACCCGTACAACCCGAGCTTCGAGACGGGTGCGGTCGACTTCGTGAAGCAGCACCCGCAGGCGGACGGCCGCGGGGTCACCATCGGCATCCTGGACTCGGGCGTCGACCTCGGCCACCCGGCGCTCCAGAAGACCACCACCGGCGAGCGCAAGATCGTCGACTGGGTCACCGCGACCGACCCGGTGCAGGACAACGACGGCACCTGGCTGCGCGCCAACACCGCGGTCGCCGGGCCGACGTTCACGGCGGGCGGCAAGACGTGGAAGGCCCCGGCGGGCTCCTACGACTTCTCCACCTTCGCCGAGAAGGTCACGGCGGGCGGCGACGCCAAGGGCGACCTGAACCGCGACGGCGACACCTCCGACAGCTGGGGCGTGCTCTACGACCCGGTCGCCGGCACGGTCACCGTGGACCTGAACAACAACAACGACTTCACGGACGACGCTCCGATGAAGCCGTACAAGAACGGCAACCAGGTCGGTTACTTCGGCACCGACAACCCGGCGACCGATGTCGTCGAGCGGGTGCCGTTCACCGTGGAGATCCGCAAGAACGTCGTCTACGACGCGGCCGGGCACACCTCGGACTACGTCAACATCGGCGTCATCGAGTCCGAGCACGGCACCCACGTCGCGGGCATCACCTCCGCCAACGGCCTGTTCGGCGGCGCGATGAGCGGGGCCGCGCCCGGCGCGAAGCTCGTCTCCTCGCGCGCCTGCAACTGGGACGGCGGCTGCACCAACATCGCGCTGACCGAGGGCATGATCGACCTCGTCACCAACCGTCACGTCGACATCGTCAACATGTCGATCGGCGGCCTGCCGGCGCTCAACGACGGCAACAACGCGCGCGCCGAGCTCTACAAGCGCCTCATCGACACCTACGGCGTCCAGCTGGTCATCTCGGCCGGCAACGACGGCCCGGGCGTCAACACCATCGGCGACCCCGGCCTCGCCGACCACGTCATCTCGGTGGGCGCCGCCATCTCCAAGGAGACCTGGGCCGCCAACTACGGCTCCGGCGTCTCCACGGCGTACCAGATGATGCCGTTCTCCTCGCGCGGCCCGCGTGAGGACGGCGGCTTCACGCCGACGCTGAGCGCCCCGGGCGCGGCCATCAACTCCACCCAGACCTGGCTGCCCGGCAGCCCGGTCAAGGAGTCGGGCTACGACCTGCCGGCCGGCTACTCGATGCTCCAGGGCACCTCGATGGCCTCCCCGCAGGCCGCCGGCGCCTCGGCGCTGCTGATCTCGGCCGCCAAGCAGCAGGGCGTCGACCTGCCGCCGGCCGATCTGCGGACCGCGCTGACCTCGACGGCCAAGCACATCAAGGGAGTTCAGGCCTACTCCGAGGGTGCCGGCCTCATCAACGTCGTGGGCGCCTGGGACGCGATCAAGCAGACCGCGAAGAAGCACGCCCCGGCGCACGAGTACACGGTCACCGCGCCGGTCTCCAGCGCGCTCGGCTTCGCGCTGAAGACGCCGAACGTCGGCACCGGCATCTACGACCGCGAGAGCGGTCTGAAGGCCGGGCAGAAGAAGACGTACGACGTCACGGTGGTCCGCACCACGGGCCCCGACAAGAACGTCAAGCACAAGTTGTCGCTGAAGAACGACGACGGCACGTTCAAGGTGCTCGGCGACGACGAGGTGAACCTGCCGCTCGGCAAGCCCGTCACCGTCAAGGTGCAGGCGCAGCCGAAGTCCGGCGGCGTGCACAGCGCGATCCTCCAGGTCGACGACGCCAAGACGGTCGGCGTGGACCAGCAGATCATGGCCACGGTCATCGTCGCGACGCCCATCGCGGGCCCCGGCTACACCTTCTCGGCGTCCTCGACGGTGCAGCGCAACTCCACCACGTCGTACTTCGTGAACGTCCCGGCCGGCGCGAAGAACCTGGAAGTCCGCATGGGCGCGCTGCGCTCGGGCAGCCAGACCCGCTTCATCTCCATCCACCCCTACGGTGTGGCCGTGGACCCGACGGGCACGCCGAACTGCTACCCGAACTACGACAACCCGGCCAACACCTGCCGCCCCGACCTGCGGTCGTACGCCAACCCGCAGGCCGGTGTCTGGGAGATCGAGGTCGAGGCGCGCCGTACGTCGCCGTACCTGGACAACTCCTACAAGCTGGACGTCTCGGTGCTCGGCGTCACCTTCGACCCGGCCACCCAGACGGTGCCCGAGGCGAAGACCGGCACCCCGGCCCCCGTGCAGTGGAAGGTCACCAACAACTTCGCCGCCCTGGAGGGCAAGCTGAAGGGTGGCTCGCTGGGCTCCGCGAAGGTCGCCACTCCCACCATCAAGACCGGTGAGACGCAGACCAGCACGGTCACCGTCGGTGCGGGCGTCGAGCACCTCGACGTGTCGATCGGCGGCACCTCGGACAAGGGCGCCGACCTCGACCTGTACGTCCTGGACCAGAACGGCAAGACGGTCGCCAAGTCGACGACCAGCAGCTCCGACGAGTCGGTCAGCGTGGTCAAGCCGGCCGCGGGCACGTACACGATCCAGGTGGCCGGCTACGCCGTCCCGTCCGGGTCGACCACGTACGCCTACAAGGACGTGTACTTCGCGCCCTCGCTCGGCACCCTGAAGGTCGACGAGAGCAAGACCGTCAAGCTCGCGAGCGGCACCTCGGCGCAGGTCGCCGCGGACGTCGTGGTGGCGGGCGCGGCTCCCGAGGGACGCCAGTTCTTCGGCACCGTGCAGCTGGTGAACGAGCGCGGCACCGCCGCGGGCACCGGCAGCGTGATCATCGGGAAGGTCACGCAGTAA
- a CDS encoding DUF1203 domain-containing protein, whose amino-acid sequence MTIYTARAIEPATLSELRALDDAGRPCVPFVDPEGGDPLRCCLRPVAPGERIALVSYAPLRRWAAGAGVSPGAYDEQGPVFIHADPCEGPSGEAGYPFARAGALRVLRRYDGRGRIAGGRLLEIPQAAESAFDAALDEAFSDPEVALVHVRAVEYGCFQFEVRRP is encoded by the coding sequence ATGACGATCTACACCGCGCGGGCCATCGAGCCCGCGACCCTCTCGGAACTCCGCGCCCTCGACGACGCGGGGCGGCCCTGCGTCCCGTTCGTCGACCCCGAGGGCGGCGACCCCCTGCGCTGCTGTCTGCGGCCCGTCGCGCCCGGGGAGCGGATCGCCCTCGTCTCGTACGCTCCGTTGCGGCGGTGGGCGGCGGGGGCGGGGGTGTCGCCGGGGGCGTACGACGAGCAGGGGCCGGTGTTCATCCACGCCGACCCGTGCGAGGGGCCCTCCGGGGAGGCCGGCTATCCCTTCGCGCGGGCCGGGGCGCTGCGGGTGCTGCGCCGCTATGACGGTCGGGGGCGTATCGCCGGGGGGCGTCTGCTGGAGATCCCTCAGGCCGCGGAATCGGCGTTCGACGCGGCGCTGGACGAGGCGTTCTCCGACCCCGAGGTCGCTCTGGTGCACGTGCGTGCGGTGGAGTACGGGTGCTTCCAGTTCGAGGTCCGCCGCCCTTGA